Genomic segment of Cryptococcus neoformans var. neoformans JEC21 chromosome 5 sequence:
GACTTGAGAAACATACAGCTCCTACATTGTTCATCGCTATCGGTGGAGGCGGCTTCATTCCCGCCCGTATCTTGCGTACCCAACTGAAAAACGACGTcaatgggaagaagaggaatatCCCTATCCAGGCTGTGGGTCTGGTGCTTTACGAGGATATGGGTGGTGTGAGTAATTATTTTCTTCTACGCTTCTTCCCTGTCAAATTTTGGAGTTTGGGCGAATGAAAGGGGACAAAAACGTTTTGGGGTCATGGGCCGATCAAGACGGGACCAGCGGAACTTGTTGGTTATCCCACCCTTTTTATCTCTTCACTCCCTTCCTTTGAATTCCCACCCACGTTTCTTTCTTATTCCATTCCCCAAAACAATTCACTGacctccttttttttttcaccATCGTTAGGTCGAAGAAAAAGTCGGTGCCGAAGTCGTCCGCACCCAATGGCTCGACTTTTCCACGCTCGGCGACAACTTTACCCATGGCGGTCTTCTCGGTCGACGGATTCTTATTGTCGACGAAGTTGACGATACCCGCACGACGTTGATGTACTTGGTGAAAGAGCTGCAGAGGGATATCAACAAGCAGCTTGAAGACGTCAAGGATGaggtggagagggagaggttgagggCGGAGACAAAGCTGGGTGTCTTTGTCGTTCACAACAAGTatgtcttttttcctcttttcctcgccctcctccatcttaGGGGCAACCGCCATCACCAGAGCTAACCGGCCCACTCTCCTTCCCAAACAGGCTCAAGCCCAAAGCCGGTACCCTCCCCGACGACGTCGCCTACTTTTCCGCTGTCGACACCCCCGACGTCTGGCTCGCCTACCCTTGGGAATGTGATGGCGATATCGATGCGCACGATACATTGAGGTCTGAGAACCCCAAGATCTAGGCGGCTTCCCTGATCGTTCTCCCGTCACCCCCCGACTTCCTACCGCCCAATCCACCGACATGCACCCTTCTCTGATCAACtatccctccttctcccatttcCCGATATGTGTCATTTACCATCAAATCAATGACCCGGCGCAATCTCATGGAATTCACATTCCAAAAATCACAGTGTATATACTGTTACCATATAGACTATCTCGCAAAAGAatgcattttttttttggtttgtTTCTCCCTATTCCAATTCTTTTTAATTTCTTGCGCTCCAAATACGTGAACTAATGAATCGTATTGGATACTCTTTCTATTCTTTTGGAGGATACGACAAATGAAGTCTCACAACAGTGTGAGGTCTGCGcatttctctctctttaGTATAGACGcttcgttcgttcgttcgttgCTTGCAACCAGCTCGGGATTCCTTCCTATCTCAAGCGGCCCTGCCCGCCATCTGCCCTCTTAATTAATTACACCATCTATACCCAAGGCCAGTCGCGCCACGCACACTTTCTCCGAAAATGCCGTGTTATTCCAGATACACCCCCCAGCCCCcccccccttccccttATTGACGTGCTCTCGCGGTTACCGCCGGGACTCCAACCGCTCCCCCACTCGCTCGCTCCTTGCCCTTTActctcttgcttctcttgcttcttctctttctttccttttttttccccaaAGAAAGGTGCATGAACACCACTGCTGTCCGTCGACTGTCCTCTACCCTCTCGCACCTTTACAAAAACATCCCCAAGATGGCTTACCAGACTAGGATCATTGGCGTGAGTTTCGACTCTTTTGTTCCAcaccttttttctttcattctttcttttcccttaGCTCCGAGCAACTTTGGTTTTTGCGAATTTGGACTTTTTAATGTGATAAGATGGCAGAGCTGACGTttggatggatggataaTGAATAGGCCGCCAATACCCTTGGTTAGTAGCTTTACACCTGTTTCTCATTCTCTGCGAATCATGAACCTATCGGCATCTTGACCCATTAAAACGCACTCTGGATCGACAAATTGAGTATTTTATACTGACGTTCTCTCCAACAGAGCACCGTGTCTACATCGAGCAGGAAGGCAAAATCGTCTCCCCCTTCCAGTACgttcttttcccctttttccctccttTCTGTGCACTAGCCAAGTCCAACGAGTTGATTCTGGGGTAACTAGCGACATTCCTCTCTTTGCCGACGAGTCCAAGACTATCCTCAACAGTACGTCTCGTTCATTTATTTTTAGGTAAATCATTAACCTCTTGACTCTCAATCTGTAGTGGTTGTCGAGGTTCCCCGATGGACCAACGCCAAGATGGAGATCTCCAAGGAGGAGACTTTCAACCCCATCAAGCAGGACATTAAGAAGGGCAAGCTCCGATACGTCCGCAACTGTTTCCCCCACCACGGTACGTcggttttttttttcttttgtcGTCTTGCCATCGACTGGTTACGCTGACTGTTGCACGAACCGATGCAGGTTACATCTGGAACTACGGTGCCTTCCCCCAGACTTGGGAGGACCCCAACGTCAAGCACGCCGAGACCGGGGCCAACGGTGACAACGACCCTCTCGACGTCTGTGAGATCGGCGAAGCCGTCGCGTACACTGGCCAAGTCAAGCAGGTCAAGGTGCTCGGTATCATGGCGCTCCTCGACGAAGGCGAGACTGACTGGAAAGTCCTCGTCGTCGACGTCAACGACCCGCTTGCACCTCGTCTGAACGATATCGAGGATGTGGAGCGACACCTCCCCGGACTGATCCGTGCGACCAACGAGTGGTTCAGGATCTACAAAATCCCTGACGGCAAGCCCGAGAACGTTTTCGCGTTCTCTGGTGAGgccaagagcaagaagtaTGCGGTGGAGATTATTCACGAGTGCCATGAGGCTTGGAGGAAGCTTGTGCACGGTGAGACTGCCGCCAGCACTGATGCTTACAACTTGGCCATGTAAGTTCCAACCCCCTTTCTGGTCCGAGTGCTAATCCGAACCACGATTAAATAGCACCAACACCACCGTCAAGGGTTCCAAGGGGTTCGTCTCCACCAATGACGCGGCTTACGCCTCTGTCCCCGCCGACTCTCGCAAGCCCGCTGGCCCCATAGACCCTTCCAGTACGtccatcctttcttttAAGACTGAAAACCCGAACACGCATACGAATGCGAGCTAACTCGTTTAATAGTCGACaagagcttcttcatctcctccgcctctgcTTAAACGTCGCCAGTCGACTATAAAGGATGAAGGATAGAGAGACAAGAGAGGAATtgaaaataaaaaataaaaaaaagtgtCCTTCATAAGGTTGGAAGAAAACCACGATGCATTCCTGTCAGCCCTGTTACTATTTCATTTCTCCCATGGCCCGTTTGACCTCGGCTCGAAATATTTGCAGTACTGATCCGGCTTGTATTTCGCCACGCGTCTTCCAGATCAATCGGTAAGCGGCAGTTCGAGCTCTTGATGGACCTCTTTGATAGTCCGGTTGGTCATGAGCGCGTACTTTGTAAGATCGAAATAGACCCTTGTCAATGTTGTCTCGGTATGAAGAGGTGTGCATCATAAATTTTAAACGTACACGTCCGATAAGCGCTTGGGTGCCGTCTTTGATCTCGTTGTATGTATGCAAGCGCTGGATATGTTTCTGGACAATCGTCTTCGGGTCCTTGTCTCTATATTACATCGTGGTGAGCTGCGAATCTTGGGATGGAAGcaaggggagaagatgggacAAAACGAGTCGGGGAGGAAGGCGGGCGGCGACGTACCCGAGCTGGAGACGAAGCGCCTCAGCCTCTGCGCGTAGAGCGCGGAGTTTCTGGTCGTGCAGGATCGAGTTGTGGACTGTGAATGGTGTATCTTTGGGTCTGTGGATGGGGTTTCCCCTGCCCTTGTTTGAAGTGGGCGTGGACATGCTTGGTTGAgcgcaggaggaggaggaaggaagaaatcACAAATCAGGCGCGGTCGGCCTCCACCTGGCGACAGACGTCATCCACCGCCACCTCCATCGTTCCTATCTCTTGCTCACCGCTGCATCCCCCCCCGCCGCCATGTGCCACGACAAGCCCCCCACGCAGAAACAAGCACGGGACGCACAGGCCGCCGACGCGCCCCTCGCCTGGGAGACGATCCCGCTGCCTCCCGCCCATGTCCTCTCCCACCGTACgccccccccccctccccccctcTGGCTAATGAGTACGACAGTGACAGACGCACACTGCCACCCGACAGACCTCGCCCATCCCCCCGCGGTATACGACATCCTCGCCCTCGGCGGACTCGCAGCCATGGCGACCGCGGCGGACGACCAGGCGAAAGTGGAGGCGCTGGGCCGGGAGAGGCAGTGGTTCAGGGGGGACCCGGGCCGGAACGAGGGACGCGGCagggggaaagggaaagggggggCAGGGGTGGGCGTGGTGGCGTGCTTCGGATACCATCCCTGGTTCACCCATCGCTATACCCTCTCTCCGCCGTCCGCCATCCCTTCCAGGCGGGACCACTAtacctctctcttcctccaatcCGCCCCTGCCAAGTCCACCTCCAGCGACCGCCCAGACGAAAACACGCTCGAAACCCTGTTGGAAACCCTCctgcccttcctccccgACCCAACCCCTCTCCAGCCCTTGCTCCACACCCTCCGCCAAAACCTCGTCAAGTTCTTGGACGAAGGGAGACTGACAATGCTGGGAGAGGTGGGGCTGGATGCGAGTGCGAGGCTGAGGTGGCCGGTCGAGGCGAGAGGTATCTGGGAGGAGATGTatgggaaggggaggaaggaactGGAGCCCGCGccaggggaaggagaagaatggaaacGCCTGACACCGTTCAAAGTCCCCATCGCACATCAACGTGCCGTCCTTGAAGCTCAAATGGAAATCGCAATCGAGCTGGGTGTCAACATTTCATTCCATTCTGTCGCTTGTGCTGGTACGTCCCCACGTCTTCCATTCCATCTCCTGATATATccaatatatatatatatttaGGCCCGACGATGGATGTTTTAAACAGTATGAAAACCAAACACGGCCCCCACTTTATCCGGCGCGTAAACGTTGATCTTCATTCCGCCGGGGGATGGAGTCCTCAGTTCTGGACACAGGCTCAAGTACGTCTTtcagcctcttccattttctctctttttaAAACATTTTCCCAACAGAAATCCCTTCCCAACCTATACGCATCCCCctccatccccatcactTCCCGCTCCCCCTCCGccccatctctcatccGCGCCATCGCCCGCGATAGAATGCTGGTAGAGTCGGACACCCATGATGCGAGGTTGAGTACAAGGTACGTTTGGGCAGCGACAGAGTGGGTGGGCAGGTTGAAAgggtggaaggtggagggtTTGGATCGCAATCGGGATTGTCCaagggtggaggaagacTGGGAACTagaaagcgaagaagaagcataCGACCATCGTGGAAAACCTATCGACCCTGCACCAGAAGAAACATGGACCGTTCGGACATTGGAGAGGAACTGGGCACGGTTTATGCGTCTTTTAGATTGATTGAATTGACTTTTGATGCATAAACCTTTGGTCCGATTCCTTGCACAGCCTTCCTCATTCTAGATCAGTCATTTTATTCATCCAGTTCAGCTCAGTCCATCAAAGTCCAAGTCTAAGTCTAACATCATCTCTAGCCGTGGCCCTCACAGTCTTCCTTCGATGGCAGACGATGAAGTGAAGAGAATCAATCAACAAAGCATGGGAGGCATTTCGAGTGATTAGCTCGTTTACGACCTAAAACATCATGTAAATTACCTTTCTACTCTGAGTAAGGCGGGAGGTTATTGAGAAGGCTACGGCTCACCTGTGCCCAGACTTTTGACTTTTCTCATCACAATCTTGTACACTGCTCTCtgagactgtttgtacAAAGGTGCTGCATGAATACCAGTTCGACATTGACCACCATGGTGAAGATTGctcctttcttcgcctCTACAAGACGACGAGGAGTGATGCGTACCGGAGGGGACGATCGAGAATTGAAACTCTGAAGGCGTAAATCCGGCTTACCGGCAGAGGGCTAAAGATCGTCACCCCACGATCTGTAATGAGTGAGTGGTGTCTCGATCTACttgcctttcttcctctcgtcctccaccttctcttcctcctactCCCGTTCCTCTGTATCCTTACACCTGTAAAACCAATCCCCGAGAGTTCCATGAGCAGGAGGTTGGGATAAAATGGTGGTTTGGGGCTGAACGGATGAAGGCATGCTGGTCATTGTGGGAGCGATTATGGTGAAGATCGAAAGAAAGCGTGATAGAAAAAAGTGGTCAACAAGTTTAGCACGATTACACGCCAAATAAGTTGAATGATATGATTCCGCCCATGGATTTTGGCACGCGGCATTCTCAGATCGCCAGCCGCTGACCTTTTTGGTTTTAGCTGATTTTTGCATACACAAAGCTAGCCGCCGCAGCTAAAAGTACTATGCAGCCCCTACACCGCCATCCAAACCATGCTACAGTTTGTCAGAACCCAGCCAAACCAGTCGAGGTTCCTATAGAATCCTTTCCTAACACTCTTCAAccgccttctcctgcccttctctctcagcCCAAGCAATGAGACTCCTCATGATCCCCATCGCTCCATGCTTGTAACTCCCGCCGAACATGTATGTGTGCTATTCATTTTCCAATAAATAGTCcgagagattgaagagaagatggttgGATGGTTAGCGGCATGCCATTGTAAGGAGAAAGTAGACAACGTACGTTCAAATGATGATACAGTTCGTACAGTTTCTGGCGTTCATCGTAATACGGCGAGCTGCGTGGGTGGACTTGGTGATACTCATCGTAGAATTCGTAACTAAAGCCTATTTGTTTCATCGGTCCAATCCGAtcgaagagaagaggtggacaagggaatgggaaggaaggagaaagaaaggtcAGCACATCTTACGCGTGTTTTGGAAATAATACACAAGCAGAATAAGAATACAATAGACGTACCACCAAACATATGGGTAATCCCCAAATCTGCTTCATTATGCCCGTAATACGAGGCCGGATCAAAGATGACGGGTGAAGATGTCGTTTCATCGTAACCAGCATTACCCGACCAAAGATCGCCGTGCAGAATAACAGGCTGTGGGGCTGGAGAGAATgagtggagaaggagggggacCGCTCTGATTTCGTTTTATTGAAAAGTTAGCCACAGTTCACAGAATGCGAGGGAGAGGCCGAAGGGCAGGGCGGTGGGAATATGGGACATGGGATTTGTTTACGCACTTTCTTTTCATGTCTTCCCACAACGCATTGATCTCTTTATCCCCTATCCTATTTACCAAGTTCCCTAATCTCCTATCTCTCCAGAACACCTCCCAACTTTCTTCCCATGTATTATCCTGCTCTGTCGCTCCACAATGCGTCGGCACCGGGAACCCATACTTGCCTTCATACCCTTCAGTCCCCTCTGGCGGCGGCATATGCATTTGCGCAATTTTCGACCCCAATCCTCACTGAGTATGACCTCCACGCGCAGAGGACAGGTCAAACCACTGAGTCACCATcgtcccttctttcccgtCGGGAGATACCTCAAACCCGAGCAGTTCGGGCACGAGACCGGTGGACGTTTTGGACATGGCAACGAGAGAGGCAACTTCCCCGCGCATTTCCGGGACATTTCGATCTGTCTTTGTGAAATATTGTTTACCGGTGGTGGAGTGGGTGATAATCAAACCGGAAGTGGACGCGGCGATGGATAGCTCCTTCGCCGGGATGTGAGCGGCTTTGAAAATGTTTGCGATGGGCTGTGTGATCGTTGGCATTGTATCAAGTGAATGTTAAGAGTTACCTAGAGTGCACAGGATGGTTAGAAGTATATATACATGAAAAGTGACGTTGATATCGCGAAGATGGCCGATGAAAAGGGTTCTCATGGACGACCCCGGAAGACAAGGTGTAGATGTGATATCATAATTCGGCTGGACTCGCAAGGTGGAGGGGTGCTAATGTTTTACGTAAATGGGAATATTACATAATAGGGCTGGTAGCATTCTCTACTTCGCAGCAACCAGTGATAGGAGGTTATGCTTATGCATGAGTATGGGTTAGAAACTCATAGGGTCGCTTATATACAGACAAggaatgcatgcatgcctATCGGAGTTCCGAAGAGTACAAAAGAGCCGTTTACGAATGGGGGGTGTATTTGCGCACGTGTGTAGGGAACCTCCACCGCTGCGCTGTGGACCACTCTCCCGACAACTCAACAATTCGACAACTCGACATCCAAATCACTCCTTGCTTCGCTCCAGCCAGTGTCCCCTTCCACCTTTCTCCAAGCTCTCCATTTGCGATGAAGGTACAGCTTTCTGTCCACCCACACCACCCATGCTGACTCCCTCAATAGTTTGGAAAGACCATCCAGTCTCAGCAAGTCCCAGGATGGGGAGAATATTATCTCAATTACAAAGTCCGTTCCCGCAgtcatccatctcctccgctACAAACCACAAAACTAACCCATACCTAGGCTCTCAAGAAGATAATTAATTCGTACGCAGCCGGCCGTCCTGCGTCAGATGCATCCCTCCTGTCTCTCGGCCTCCGTCCCGCTCGACTCCCAGTAGCGATCACCGACACCAACACAACCTCATCACTCCCAAATTCCTCCCATCCACCTAGCTCGTCAGATGTCGACACAGATGCGGAACATGTCAATATTCAAGACTTGGAGCCTTTACCGCCTCAGACGGCCCCTCCGGGAAATACAAGCAGCGGGTTGATGGGTCGGAATCCGATGGAGAGTGCAGGGCGGAGTGAGAGTTTCAAAGCACATCGAgatgtctttttcttcacaCTCCAAAGAGAGCTTGAAAAGGTGAGCCTATTCAGCTGGCAGATCCGGAAAATTAATTAATTTCATTCTGTCTAGATCAACGCATTCTATCTCATCAAAGAACGTGACCTCCGTCtccgccttctttccctcttgtCCAACCGCAaacgtcttcttcaaaactcttcatccactACACCCGATACTTCTGACGGCCTCCCACCCACTGGCGCTCGGCGTGACGCAGAGTGGGCGAGCCTCGAAGAAGGCTGGCGTCTCTTTGAACGCGATCTCGGCAAGTTGCAAGGGTTTATCGAAATCAACGCCACCGGCTTCCGTAAGATCTTGAAGAAATGGGATAAGCGGAGTAAGAGTAATACCAAGGAACTTTATCTTGAGCGGCAAGTTGAAGTACAGCCTTGCTTTAATCGAGAGTTTATCGCCAAACTCTCCGATATCGTTGCTGCAAATCTTATCGACGTCGAGAATGGGTCTGAACACCTTTCAACAGCGTTTTTGGAAAGAGATCCGTCATCTTTTAGTGGAGCCAACTTTGCCTCTACCGACGTTATGGCGGGTGGAGTAGGCGTAGGGAGCAATAGGAGTGTGGATTTCGATATCGATTCGACTCGAGCTCTTGCCTTGGATGCTCTTGCAGATCTCGAGGCGAACCTTATCAAAGCCATCTCAGCTGGCCACGACGCTCTTATCGACTGGGTCAAGGTCGCTCATGCTCGTCAGCAACGCCAACGTCTCTCCCAATCCACTACCGACCCGAGCTTGATGCGTATCCTCTGGCAATGCGCCCTCCACGCCCCTCCTactctcctccccttcgTCCTTTCCTCGCTCGAATTGGACTATAACTGTATCGACAATATCAACGGCCGAAGTATTCTACACAAGGCGTGCATAGTCGGTTCGCTCCCCCTGGTTGAGCGCTGTGTAGAGAATTCCCCAGGGTTGGTAGAGAAGAACGACGTATACGAGCGTCGGCCGTTACATTACGCCGCGATGCACGGTTTCGCCGAAATcgtttctttcctcttacaaacctcttccaactcatcCGCAGCCGACCATCGAGAATCGGCCGAACCGTCACCGACGGATATGGACGGCTACACCCCGCTCATGCATGCTATCCAGCGAGGTCATCTCGCCGTCGTTCAGATCTTTGTCAGTGACGAAATTACAGATGGGGACCGCGAGAGGATCACGCTCGAGCCGACAGCCATGTCGAACGACCTGATCCCCCTCTCGCTCGCATGCGAGCACGGCCACGTCGAAGTCgcccgccttctcctccaacgTGGCGCGAGAGTCATCCCGAACTCTGAAGGTCTTTACCCGCAACATTTGGCTGCTAAAGCCGGACATTCCGCCATCTGTCAGTTGCTGGTagaagaaggtggtgaggaaggagggggtAAAGACAGGAAGGACAAGTATAACCTCTGGACACCCCTGCATCATGCTGCGATAGGTGGTGAAGAAAGACATCTGGAGTGTGTTAAAGtgttggtggagaagggagggtGTGATGTGAATGTGCCGGATGAGTATGGGAAGAGTGCGGGGTGGTATGCGGCGTGGTTTGGTCACGTGGAATGTTTGAACTATTTGAGAGATCATGGAGCGAGGTTGGGAGGGTCTGGAGGTGGTGATGTAACGGCAACAGGCACTGGGGGTGCGGGAGCGCaagtgggaagaagaagggaggacggggaagagacggaagaggagatggaggtaGATGAGATGGGAGGTTTGGGACTGGCAGCAGACCCGCAGATGGGGGGGTTGTCGCCCGGTTCAGATTTAGAATTGGACCCTCCTGCCGAAGAGTTTGAATTGATACCTTCGCTCTCTTTACCTCCGCCCATCATTCCGTGAGTTCGCTCCTGCCCATTTATGAAGTCTGCCTCTTTGATCTTTTGCTAATGATTctaaaataaaaaaaaagcttGAGAGTGTACGGCCACGAATTCCTTGCACAACGATGCCTCATCCAACTCTCTCTCGGACATCGTAttacctcttccttcccaccaTGCAACTCCAACACCCCAGCTCACACTCATTCCCACGCGCCCGCTATCAAGCTCTACTCACGCTCTGGTTCGGGACAAGAGACCCTTCACCTTTGGTCTTCGCTAAAGCTGGTCATGACCTCCAAATCCGATATCTCGGCTGTGCCGCACAGCGTCATCCTCCCGCTCGCGGATGAGCGTGaagtcttctccttccacgcACAAGATCTCGACCGATTCACCCTAGAACTTTCACTTTACCCTACGTTTGGCTCAAAAGTCATCGGCCGTGCTATCCTCTTACCCGGTACGTGGAAGGATATAAAGTACCACAAACAACTCCAAGCGCCGCTGCTAGACCATAATCTCAAAGCTATCGGCGAGGTAGCATTGGAAGTAAGCTGTATAACGCCATTTGAAGGTGCGCAGCTGGAAATCGGAGGGAGGGTTGAGACATATTGGAAATCTAAAGTCGTCAAAGGTGATTCGGCGCAGGACCACGCCCATTTGGCACCGAACAAACCTTTGAGTGTCTTTTCATCGTCAGGTGCTGTGGCGGGGGCGATAGGAGCCGCTGCTGCAGGTGCTGTTGGGCACGGCGTTggtcttgaagaaggtaaaGTGAGCGATGTGGGTGTCAGCTCCGGTGCAGACACGGGCATGAGCACGGTGCCAGCAGCAGGAGCTGCAAgcggtggcggtggtggggaATCGGCGTTGGTGACAGCAAGTTCGCTTTCAGGCGAGTATGTGCATGTGGTAGTACAGGTGACGAAGGATGGGGTACCTGTGGTGTACCCCCATGGAAGATTACCAGTGAAAGAATTTGATTTGGGCGTGTCGGATGTGACGTATGATCAGTTTATGGCGCTCGCTACACGATTAGGGCTTGCGCTTCAaccaccatcctccttaAGTTACCAATCAACAGCGTCTGATTGGTacaatctcctctcctctaCCCTCGCCTCTCTTACTGACGtcctcaccctcctccctcaCGAAATTGGTATCAACCTCCGCCTTCGGTACACGC
This window contains:
- a CDS encoding transferase, putative — its product is MSHLPSEVPMLRLSYNDIHKAIQDTAVEIKKDFAPTLFIAIGGGGFIPARILRTQLKNDVNGKKRNIPIQAVGLVLYEDMGGVEEKVGAEVVRTQWLDFSTLGDNFTHGGLLGRRILIVDEVDDTRTTLMYLVKELQRDINKQLEDVKDEVERERLRAETKLGVFVVHNKLKPKAGTLPDDVAYFSAVDTPDVWLAYPWECDGDIDAHDTLRSENPKI
- a CDS encoding inorganic diphosphatase, putative translates to MNTTAVRRLSSTLSHLYKNIPKMAYQTRIIGAANTLEHRVYIEQEGKIVSPFHDIPLFADESKTILNMVVEVPRWTNAKMEISKEETFNPIKQDIKKGKLRYVRNCFPHHGYIWNYGAFPQTWEDPNVKHAETGANGDNDPLDVCEIGEAVAYTGQVKQVKVLGIMALLDEGETDWKVLVVDVNDPLAPRLNDIEDVERHLPGLIRATNEWFRIYKIPDGKPENVFAFSGEAKSKKYAVEIIHECHEAWRKLVHGETAASTDAYNLAITNTTVKGSKGFVSTNDAAYASVPADSRKPAGPIDPSIDKSFFISSASA
- a CDS encoding cyclin-dependent protein kinase inhibitor, putative, giving the protein MKFGKTIQSQQVPGWGEYYLNYKALKKIINSYAAGRPASDASLLSLGLRPARLPVAITDTNTTSSLPNSSHPPSSSDVDTDAEHVNIQDLEPLPPQTAPPGNTSSGLMGRNPMESAGRSESFKAHRDVFFFTLQRELEKINAFYLIKERDLRLRLLSLLSNRKRLLQNSSSTTPDTSDGLPPTGARRDAEWASLEEGWRLFERDLGKLQGFIEINATGFRKILKKWDKRSKSNTKELYLERQVEVQPCFNREFIAKLSDIVAANLIDVENGSEHLSTAFLERDPSSFSGANFASTDVMAGGVGVGSNRSVDFDIDSTRALALDALADLEANLIKAISAGHDALIDWVKVAHARQQRQRLSQSTTDPSLMRILWQCALHAPPTLLPFVLSSLELDYNCIDNINGRSILHKACIVGSLPLVERCVENSPGLVEKNDVYERRPLHYAAMHGFAEIVSFLLQTSSNSSAADHRESAEPSPTDMDGYTPLMHAIQRGHLAVVQIFVSDEITDGDRERITLEPTAMSNDLIPLSLACEHGHVEVARLLLQRGARVIPNSEGLYPQHLAAKAGHSAICQLLVEEGGEEGGGKDRKDKYNLWTPLHHAAIGGEERHLECVKVLVEKGGCDVNVPDEYGKSAGWYAAWFGHVECLNYLRDHGARLGGSGGGDVTATGTGGAGAQVGRRREDGEETEEEMEVDEMGGLGLAADPQMGGLSPGSDLELDPPAEEFELIPSLSLPPPIIPLRVYGHEFLAQRCLIQLSLGHRITSSFPPCNSNTPAHTHSHAPAIKLYSRSGSGQETLHLWSSLKLVMTSKSDISAVPHSVILPLADEREVFSFHAQDLDRFTLELSLYPTFGSKVIGRAILLPGTWKDIKYHKQLQAPLLDHNLKAIGEVALEVSCITPFEGAQLEIGGRVETYWKSKVVKGDSAQDHAHLAPNKPLSVFSSSGAVAGAIGAAAAGAVGHGVGLEEGKVSDVGVSSGADTGMSTVPAAGAASGGGGGESALVTASSLSGEYVHVVVQVTKDGVPVVYPHGRLPVKEFDLGVSDVTYDQFMALATRLGLALQPPSSLSYQSTASDWYNLLSSTLASLTDVLTLLPHEIGINLRLRYTREVDSSSVGKKVGRESGEVNKWVDTVLDSVYEVGKKVGGEGGKARKIIFSSFDPVVCTALNWKQPNYAVFFASYCGVSRQSSLPTSTSIRSSDRDTTHGPSPYITGEHGQGGRPTRRLIPAPREEESDVRCLSVREAVNFAKSRNLLGVILEASTLSAVPSLVASVKDAGLLLAAFGEPADISVLRQGADDGRTIDAFVLEGIMTLTI